A part of Aquibium oceanicum genomic DNA contains:
- a CDS encoding glycosyltransferase: protein MIRYSKQDIELVRESELFDQNWYLKKYPEVKSLNMDPVEHYLRLGARLGRNPCSDFDTAAYLTNNPDVAERRINPLIHYLVWGRREGRRISVASDLGGGWGQSRNRNWTAVLERIERVGRPAAIVVPIYNAPEETEDCIESVLKHTPVSVRFILIDDASPDPKVREVLARYADISNVTVARNEANLGFTRTVNRGIEIAGAADVIFLNSDTKVTPGWFSNLRLAAYSEDRVATATPFSNNAGAFSAPEIGKQNPLPPAFVLDECARLVTRVSGRFYPKIPTGNGFCMYVRRDAIEEVGPLDAEAFPRGYGEENDFCMRAGRAGWDHVIDDATLIYHVRSASFGDEKTPLMKAGRAIIDQRYPEYTPSVRKFVEDPDIAAIRRRTSQAWNLPVEEYGIRPRVLFVVSTRTGGTPQTNADLMAALEDRYEPFLLRCDSKTIEFSSVSGRGTQLLETIKLKTQLKGFPHRSQEYDDAVAKLLVEHCIDLLHVRHIAWHGLDLTRIAKLLGLPVLFSFHDFYTVCPTIKLLDENLVFCGGRCTATQGECKHELWKEPDFPPLKNAAIREWQSTMARVLEDCDTFITTAASAREQISKIFPITRKRPFPVIPHGRDLDMVQVASPLDEPSGKVRILFPGNIDTPKGARIIEAIAKLDIAKRFEFHILGVSDIQANESIIVHGHYKREEFERKVENIRPHLGAIFSIWPETFCHTLTEMWACGLPVVAIDNGAVGERIRAHEGGWLLSEAEPAAVLAKLMAIADDQEGIAAQRSRVLVWQEEIGASHTTLHMSHGYDALYRRNLMPCITIPDSRPRVAVLVPDLGAASSRIRVIEKIRDTLDRPVRYDVATFTQVGNTGALADYDAVLVQRTAIPSEKVDSFLDRCASAGQKIIYEIDDDLTRFHRRKDDQVDYDGLRDGVVKLLVGADLVIVSTPELKHRFRHFNHNVMIAENALAERLWFTGLAEAHMVRGKPVKAVGEQHILYMGTRTHDADLALLEEAMASVRRHFPKTRLFTVGITAERRTWYEPITIPDPAKHYSRFVPWLRAVSKDMDLAVAPLVETDFNRAKSPLKHFEYAAAGLCGLYSNVEPYRSAVQDGETGFLVDNSAEDWTAAIMRAIEDPEVTRTIAERAYAEVALKRGMRREAERLDEAVLKMVRRAPAVPVTRSENVKLVAAR, encoded by the coding sequence ATGATCCGGTATTCCAAGCAGGACATCGAGCTGGTTCGCGAGTCCGAGCTTTTTGATCAAAATTGGTACCTAAAAAAGTACCCTGAGGTGAAGAGCCTCAACATGGATCCCGTCGAACACTACTTACGGCTTGGCGCTCGGCTTGGCCGCAATCCGTGTTCCGACTTCGACACCGCCGCTTACTTGACCAACAATCCGGACGTGGCGGAGCGCCGAATCAATCCGCTTATTCACTATCTTGTCTGGGGAAGGCGGGAAGGGCGCAGGATTTCGGTAGCCAGCGATCTGGGCGGCGGTTGGGGGCAAAGCCGAAACCGCAACTGGACGGCGGTGCTGGAACGCATCGAGCGCGTTGGGCGTCCTGCGGCAATTGTCGTACCCATCTACAATGCGCCTGAGGAAACGGAGGATTGCATCGAGTCGGTGCTCAAGCACACCCCGGTCTCCGTCAGGTTCATTCTCATCGACGATGCCAGCCCGGATCCCAAGGTGAGGGAAGTGCTGGCCCGATACGCCGACATCTCGAACGTGACCGTGGCCAGGAACGAGGCGAACCTCGGATTTACGCGAACGGTGAATCGGGGCATCGAGATCGCCGGTGCGGCTGACGTGATCTTCCTGAACTCGGACACGAAAGTGACGCCGGGGTGGTTCTCGAACCTTCGGCTTGCAGCTTACAGCGAGGACCGGGTTGCGACCGCCACTCCGTTCTCCAACAACGCAGGCGCATTCTCGGCGCCGGAAATCGGGAAACAGAACCCGCTACCCCCGGCGTTCGTGCTCGACGAATGCGCACGCCTGGTGACACGTGTCAGCGGACGCTTCTATCCCAAGATCCCGACCGGCAATGGCTTTTGCATGTACGTCCGCCGTGATGCGATCGAGGAGGTAGGTCCGCTCGACGCCGAGGCATTTCCCCGCGGCTACGGCGAAGAGAATGATTTCTGCATGCGGGCCGGAAGAGCCGGATGGGATCACGTGATCGACGACGCGACGCTGATCTACCACGTGCGATCCGCCAGCTTCGGTGATGAAAAAACCCCGCTGATGAAAGCGGGGAGGGCGATCATAGATCAGCGGTACCCCGAATACACGCCGAGCGTACGGAAGTTCGTCGAGGATCCGGACATCGCAGCTATTCGCAGGCGCACCTCGCAGGCGTGGAACCTACCGGTGGAGGAATATGGCATACGACCCCGGGTTCTGTTCGTCGTTTCGACGCGCACCGGAGGTACGCCGCAGACAAATGCCGATTTGATGGCAGCGCTGGAGGACCGATATGAGCCCTTCCTACTGCGCTGCGATTCCAAAACGATCGAATTCAGTTCCGTGAGCGGGCGGGGCACGCAACTTCTCGAGACGATAAAGCTCAAGACCCAGTTGAAGGGGTTTCCGCATCGCTCCCAGGAGTATGACGATGCTGTTGCGAAGCTCCTCGTAGAGCACTGCATCGACCTCTTGCATGTGCGCCATATCGCCTGGCACGGACTGGATCTGACGCGTATCGCCAAGCTGCTTGGTCTGCCGGTGCTCTTTTCGTTTCACGATTTCTACACCGTCTGTCCGACGATCAAGCTACTGGATGAGAACCTTGTCTTTTGCGGTGGCCGCTGCACTGCCACACAAGGCGAATGCAAGCACGAACTGTGGAAGGAACCGGATTTTCCGCCCCTCAAGAATGCCGCAATACGCGAATGGCAAAGCACGATGGCACGTGTGCTCGAAGATTGCGACACCTTCATCACGACTGCGGCCAGCGCGCGTGAGCAGATTTCCAAGATATTCCCGATCACGCGAAAGCGGCCGTTTCCGGTCATTCCTCACGGCCGCGATCTTGATATGGTACAGGTGGCTTCGCCGCTAGACGAACCGTCCGGCAAGGTCAGGATACTGTTCCCCGGCAACATAGACACCCCGAAGGGTGCTCGCATCATCGAGGCGATTGCCAAGCTGGACATCGCCAAACGCTTCGAGTTCCACATCCTGGGCGTAAGCGACATCCAGGCGAATGAAAGCATCATCGTTCACGGGCATTACAAACGCGAGGAATTCGAGCGGAAAGTCGAAAACATCCGACCTCATCTCGGTGCGATTTTTTCGATCTGGCCCGAGACGTTCTGCCACACATTGACGGAAATGTGGGCTTGCGGCCTACCCGTAGTGGCAATTGACAACGGCGCGGTGGGAGAGCGGATTCGCGCCCATGAAGGTGGTTGGTTGCTTTCCGAAGCGGAGCCGGCTGCGGTCCTTGCAAAACTCATGGCCATCGCAGACGACCAGGAGGGAATCGCCGCCCAAAGGAGCCGTGTCCTAGTCTGGCAGGAGGAAATCGGCGCCTCTCATACCACTCTGCACATGTCGCATGGCTACGACGCCCTCTACCGGCGCAATCTGATGCCGTGCATCACCATTCCGGATTCTCGCCCGCGGGTTGCCGTTCTTGTGCCCGACCTTGGCGCCGCTTCTAGCCGTATCCGCGTAATCGAGAAGATTCGCGATACTCTGGACCGACCGGTTCGCTATGACGTTGCGACGTTCACCCAGGTGGGGAACACAGGTGCTCTCGCGGATTATGACGCAGTACTCGTACAGCGAACTGCAATTCCTTCAGAAAAAGTCGATTCGTTCCTAGACCGCTGCGCATCCGCGGGACAGAAGATAATCTATGAGATCGACGACGACCTGACACGCTTTCATCGGCGCAAGGACGATCAGGTCGACTACGACGGTCTGCGGGACGGCGTCGTCAAGTTGCTGGTCGGCGCCGATCTCGTGATCGTGTCGACGCCCGAACTCAAGCACCGGTTCCGGCATTTCAACCACAACGTCATGATTGCGGAGAATGCGCTGGCCGAGCGCCTGTGGTTCACCGGGCTTGCCGAAGCGCACATGGTGCGGGGCAAACCGGTCAAGGCCGTCGGCGAGCAACACATTCTCTACATGGGCACGCGGACCCACGACGCCGATCTCGCTCTGCTGGAAGAGGCAATGGCGTCGGTGCGCCGCCATTTTCCGAAGACTCGCCTTTTCACCGTCGGGATAACCGCCGAACGCCGGACCTGGTACGAGCCGATCACCATTCCCGATCCTGCCAAGCACTATTCCCGCTTCGTACCTTGGTTGCGGGCGGTTTCGAAGGACATGGACCTGGCAGTCGCGCCGCTGGTCGAAACCGACTTCAACCGTGCCAAGTCCCCACTAAAGCATTTCGAATATGCTGCTGCGGGACTGTGCGGGCTCTACAGCAACGTCGAACCCTACCGGTCCGCCGTTCAGGACGGCGAAACCGGCTTCTTGGTCGACAATTCCGCTGAGGACTGGACGGCCGCAATCATGCGCGCAATCGAAGACCCTGAGGTGACGCGCACGATCGCAGAACGCGCCTATGCCGAGGTCGCACTGAAACGCGGCATGCGCCGCGAAGCCGAAAGGCTCGATGAGGCCGTGCTGAAAATGGTTCGGCGTGCGCCAGCGGTCCCGGTAACACGTTCGGAGAACGTGAAGCTCGTGGCGGCAAGATAA
- a CDS encoding BLUF domain-containing protein, protein MPANDELLENTLLASRRNNAGKGITGMLFAGEGVFLQILEGEATAVRSLVSRIRRYPRHRNVMIQSATTVSRLLFGNHDMEFKRLDPSRCPDREIFRTTREALADRISQADGGILRDTVLAFSADFLAPA, encoded by the coding sequence ATGCCGGCGAATGACGAGCTCCTCGAGAACACCCTGTTGGCGTCCCGGAGGAACAATGCCGGCAAGGGCATCACCGGCATGCTGTTTGCCGGCGAGGGCGTCTTCCTGCAGATCCTCGAGGGAGAGGCAACCGCCGTCCGATCGCTGGTGAGCCGCATTCGCCGCTATCCGCGCCACCGCAACGTCATGATCCAGAGCGCAACAACGGTTTCACGGCTCCTGTTCGGAAACCACGACATGGAATTTAAGAGGCTCGATCCGTCCCGCTGTCCCGATCGGGAGATCTTCCGCACGACGCGCGAGGCGCTCGCGGACCGCATCTCCCAGGCGGATGGCGGCATCCTGCGGGACACCGTCCTGGCATTCAGCGCGGATTTCCTCGCACCGGCATAG